The genomic DNA TCATCACATATTTATGATTTAGCAGCttgtttaaattaccaaaaatacaCATTCTTTGGTTATCCGTGGAGCCGTTTGTCATATTCAAATGTGACGTTGGTACTTAGATTCGATGATGAtgtaataaataacaaaagaaaataaaaagaaaattagctGGCCAACTTGTGTCTAGAGATGTTGGTAATCATTCTATACGTTGAATCACTCATCCTCTGAAATATTGTCTTCTTCCCGTGAATTATTTGTTCATCCTTGTTTTGCTATATTAATTTGTTAGCATGGACATTGTGCATCTTCCTCGTGTTGAAATTCTAATTTTGAATCGATTACCATAGTCTAATCCCTTCTTTTCAACCCTCACTATAGTAGAAGGACCCATCACAAAAATGATCAGAATGTGACAGTGCCGAAAAAAGCCAAGCATTTATAGCTGACAATTTTAGGTTTTACTCAACCACATGGTAGTTTGTTATCTCTTTTTTACTGCCATACTCGATTTAACTGCATGAGAACTCCTATAAATACCGATACAAAATGTTCTTGTGTTCCACAACTCAAACCCCTCAGAAAAGTAAAcattaaatctttaaaaacacaaaaccatcaaaatgaataaACCTTCAGTGGTCTCTtttctcatcactctcctgTTAGCTGCAGCTGTCTGCACCCAAGCAGGCGAACCGGTGAAGGTAACTGTTGAAACTGATCTTAAAACCGATCAACAATACTACATCCAGCCAGTCAATACCAACGTCCCCGGAGGTGGTCTTGTCCCAGCCCCCCCTACACTAGGTTCCTTATGTCCACTTGGCATTGTCCAAACAGCCATTACGTTCATACCAGGCGTACCAGTTACCTTCTCATTTCCAAACCCAACCACGAAAACAACCATTTCTACAGATGATTATGTAAATATTGAGTTTAAGTCCAAATTCTGGCTCTGCGATCAGCTTTCCAAGTTTTGGAAAGTCGATGAATCCTCATCAGCTACCGAAGAGCCTTCCATTCTCGTTGGTGGTACAAAGCAGGAACAGAATAGCTGGTTCAAGATTGAGAAAGCCGGAACAAACACCTATAAGCTGACCAGCTTTTCCGGACCTATTGGAACTAAGCCAGGAGGTTTTGGGGTACCACAACTAGTTCTCACCAATGATAAGGCTAAAACCTTACTCGTCAAATTCAAAAAGGTTGATGAAGCGACTATTACTACTTCTACTTCTCTAAGAATGTTCCCGTTCTAGCTACTGGTCaaaatcatgtaaaaaaaaGCCTGAGACTCGTCCATGGCAAGAAATAATGGGTTGAGATAATACCCGCAtgcaagtttttattttccataaataaaacaaaattatcctTTATAGCGCTTTATTATTTATGCATGGTCGGGCTTGTCAATGCGACtgctaattataatatttgggaAATAGAATAATACACCTTAAAAAattctctatataataaaacggaagtatacgacattttttttagactatataatagatatatttattattttttggttataaacttgtgaCATAGGTGTCTTATAATATACGGGTTAGTCTAATTTTTGGTAAGTAAGGATAGtatgaatttagttaattatagtaacataaaaatcaattataggtaatatttaaaagataaagaaatctctcaacctaattaaaacaaaaatatgtgattattctttcacatttattttattttatatttaaattattttaattttttatctaatatatttagttaataaaatttatgattttttctgcatatgatgtatttttttttaaaacagatatatattgCTTAACtgatgtataaaaaaaatatacaaaatgtcctacatcacctaagaaaattaggcaaagattcaaagtcatattaataaaaaaagaccaaaatgatgttgaatacgaatgagcagaaaccttgatttatcaggtattgaaattaaaaattttatgcattttattatggttctttattttaaaaaatttcaacttttaatcactttaaaaatccaaatgtataacttttttcaaattttaaagattattaatattccaattattaaaacatttatctttttataaaatgtttaagataggaataatatttaaacattataagaagttcaaatattataagtatttcaatttctaaaacaataaaatttattcaaatattttaaattttaataatatgttcgaaataaaatattacatgaCGGATTATATGGCATGACATGtttgagttgatattaatagaaaattaaaatgtcattaattcagtgctacacgggtaaaatattatctcattattttgtgaatttcttaaaaactttaaagattgTTGATATTTCAATTActtaaacatttaatttttataactgtttaagatattaataatatttaaactttataagaagttcaaatattataagtagttcaatttctaaaaaaaaaagaaactttattaaaacttttgaaatttttaaaatatatttagatttttatgaagttttttctgcggtgtacaacgaattaaaatatcacacgacGGGTTATATGGCTagacatgtttgagtagatattaatagaaacttaaaatttcattaattcgatgctacatggataaaatatcatctcattattttggtAACAAtttgaatattagattaatagacgTATCTAACGAAAtcgattaattaatattgtaacaaaataattaatatgcggtatagtgtaggttaagtcatataaataacaatcaaaatacaatatataaaacctaaacaaatcaaataaaattaacaaacataaattaatatttgtatcaaataacttaaactacagtgtactgcgggttaaaatctagatctactagaatagatcttacaaaatagatgttattttcaacatatgatttcatggcatagtgtttgagcaaaaaaaaactaaaacaaataaaacaatcatatatataacactttaaataaaaattacaaaataaataaaataaaagttaaccCGTGCTAGGTCCAATTCTAGTCAAGATATATttcaataacaaaaatttacataGATATATTATCTGCTAGATCGATTCAATACAATGTTTCTTTTATTAGATATGAAGAGGATTTAAAACAAGGCAAATCACACATAAATTTTTAGAGAATCTTGTAATCAATCCGAGCAGTAGTTTACTATTTgttgataaattgataatgatCACTTTAATTAGTAAAACTAGCCATATATATTGTATGCGCTCTAATACTAAGCGTATGGTCTTTCGTgaattccaaaaatcaaattccAATAGATTGAAGAAATTCTTAGAAGGGATATTGAACTTaacattttaaaggattttaaagtattcttaaaatcttttgttattcaattgaggatttaaaaaaaatctcatgaaaTCCTATGCTATTcaactaagatttatataaagtcttttaaaataattcagaatctcttgttattcaatcaatagtttataaatacaactttaaatctcttgttattcaaaatatcacaactttttttagaatgctactttgaatgattctaagagactttttttttctttttagttgaaAAGTACTCCTCTCAAAATCGTATCCTTTGAAGtagaattttaaaggatttcaattaaaaacaaaaaaaaaacaaatgagcaGTCAACGCTTCTTGTTTATAATCTCTCAACAATTCATGTTTGCTTCTCGCTCCCTCTCAcatttgattctctctctctcatgtttgcttctctctctctccttactctgtttttgttcttgtctaGAGAGAACCATTGAAATATCAGATCACATgttgtttgcttctctctctcatcgTAATGTGTTGTTTCTCACGATgcataggttttttttttggtaaaatatttcaaaatcacaCAAAGTTTAGTAAgaaaatctcatagaatctcACAGAATTACAtctcattttctaaaaaaaaaaaaaaaatctaaaacacaatcaaatctcctaaacatctcctaaaattttaaaatattaaaatcttaccaaatcctttaaaatataaCTTGAATACCCCCCTCTTATAGAAAATGCAAATTTTAggtaaattttacttatatgcctgttttgctaaaatcttatgaatttttcattttcaaaaattaaaaaatgtctatattaatgatttttttttttttgctgaaatacatactttataaaaaatactatatctTAAGAACAAATAGAACCGACTAAAcgtaaatataacaaataatatgcatctaatgtatttttgtagcctgaaaataataaatttatcagATTTTAGACgaaatgataaaaattttaaatgcaactaaaaaaatgacatattcGTACTTAATTTTACATTGAACTATACATAAGTATTCATGATCTGCTATACATAATACATCCGATGGAAGTCTATGTAATTCAAGTAACTGTTATGGTATGTTATATTAATTCTGGATCTGAAAGTCTAGCTATCTAATTGtgcttatattatataacatgattTGAagggattttaaaaaaaaaaacagaagaaaattttgaattgtcaTCGCTCTCgctcatttgttttcttgtaagaACGTGGTGGgaatcatttctttatttggaaatcatttttgttgtttcaataAACTCTAGTAGAAAGAAAGGATGTGGGCAGAAACAGATATGTAGAAGATAATTCGTACCTAGATAGGGACTATTGGGCATTTTCTTCCCGTGAGTTATTTGATCATCCTTTGTAGTATATGTTAGTCGACATGAACCATTGGGCATTTTCCTCGTGTTTAAAACCGAAGTGAGAATTGATATCCATACAATACTCTAAACCCTTTGTAGTAGAAACTAGAAGGTCAAAATTTCACAATGTCTTTGCTCTCCACAACTCAGATTTTTAGGATGCGTAATACTTGCTTCACAGTGTTTGAGAATAGACGTTATATCGAGGATTTCAATCACTGTTCCGGTCACAAGATTGACATTTTCTTCGGCCGGTCATACTTTTGTAAGATACATTAATATTCATATGACATACATAAATCAAGTTGAATATGCTACCTCGTTAAAAACATGACTTGTAAATATGGGGAAGTAATTAAGGTATATGGTACGTTATACTTTTTCTGGATCTGGAAGTTTATTTAATTGTGCTTATATAACATGActtgaagatattttttaaataaaagttgAATTGTCGTCGGTCATTCGTTTTCTTGGAAGAATGTGGTGGggaacaataatttttgttcttgtatcAATAAAACACAGTACTAAAAAAGGATGTGCGTAGAAGCAGAGATGTTAAGAATAATTCTCGCGTTGGTTCAAATCAGAGAGAGATATAGGGACCATTTGGCATTTTCTTCCCGTGAATTATTTGATCGATCGTCCTTTATAGTAGTAATATGTTAGTCCTCATGAACAAATTCTCATCAAGAGGgatttttaaataatacttctttttctatgtcatttttttaaaatactgtttaatgttgtttattttcaaaaataccattttctatgtataaaagaaataaagtatAAGCcataaactccaaatactaaaccctaacccctcaaAGCTATattctaaatgtaaaatagagaacctaaactttaaaaaaaaattaagaaaaattctaaaaattaatttaacatattgtaattatgtaaaagagggtaaaaatgaaaatgttcaaaaaatttgtatttttgaaaacacgTATTCCAAAAggggtatttctaacaaattctcatcaatcataaattttaaatctatactaaataaaagtaggtgTTATAAGCTCCTACAACTGTCCATCtatgatttaaaacaaccaatagagaTTCAACATCTAACtagttaacatttttattaaaatatgatagttttctatattattaagattttttagaaaaagtaaaatttaaatctatgaaaaagaaaaaaaaaactatgtacaacgTTACacatctcttatatatataataagtatcTAATTTCAAATAGTCTCAACCAAAAAATAAGTTGAGTTGCTCTACTTTTCAGCTTTCGAGCATATACATCTCTTATGTCCGGATAGATGGAGATTTAGAGGCAAAAGTGAAGAGTTACGTGGTTCTTTGTGAATGTCACTGGAGCAATGAAAGATCATACAGTATATAGTAGGCGACACAAATTTTGTCAATAGAAATATTGATGTATGTATTAGTATATGGAGTTTAATTTCCAGAAAATATAGACATATGATCTAGCTAATCCATTAATTCTATATATACCTACTAAGTAAAGTGTTAACTTCTGCATCGTATTCATCCATCTCTTATATTCACTGAGGCAAGTtcttataaaaaagaataaacctTCAGTGGTCTTCtcatcactctttttttttttggctcaacaccAACTTTTCATTAACCAAAATGATACAACCAAATAATTGAGGTACATAATTTTCCCCTCTAAAGACTTGGACCAAATGCAATGGATCGATCAAGTATAACTCTAAATCACTAAGCGGATGACAACGCTACCTAACTGGGAaacattgcatttttaaacCACAACGAGATAGATAACACTCCAAACCTCGGAGtaaaatcatctcttaaaccgcCTAAATTGACCCaatgacacgaaaacaaatactaacacagaaaaaaccaaatccaaactGAAGAGCAATGCAAATCCAAGCTATGAGAACCTCATGATCAGCGTGTAGAACTTGTCCCAATAGCATCAACACCCAGAGGCGCATCATCAGGAAAACTTGGAATTCCCGGCTTTCAATGTTCCGGTCCTAAACCTAAAAAACGGACAATACATCCGACTGACCCGACCAAGAGGCACGAAACACAATAAGCAAGAGCTAAAACTATCCAAACTAATCACACAAATAACCAGAATGCTAGTCTTCTTAAGATAATGGATTGGAGCACAAATTAGCATGTCATCACCTCATGGTGCAAATCCGGATTGGCTACATTGCAACTGCCTTGTTGTCTCGCTTCTTAGCCGGAATGACACCAGAGATTGAGGAAGCTTTCAAGAAAACGTCGGCTTTGTGGGTGTCCACAAATCTCAGCCACTGACACACCCTGAAGCCTCCCCAACAACCGGTAGACTCTAAGACCCGACTCGACCATAAATCTTCGATCAGATAGCATCTCTGGCGGAAGGGTAGAGGAAACAGAAGGAAGGTCGCAATCCAAAACTCAGATCCTGACTCCCCGAAACTGCAAGGAAGGGCGCCCGGAGCAGCTTCGAACCACCACCAGACTCCAGAGAGGAAGATGGTGGGTCATCTCATCACTCTCATGTTAGCTGCAGCTATATGCATCCAAGGAGGAAATTATCTGGTttcatttttggttattattttggaaaattgGCAGaagtaacacaaaaaaaaaaaaatttaacttagTTACCATTATAACCATCAAAAGGTTATAGggtatatattatgtattattgACAAT from Camelina sativa cultivar DH55 chromosome 7, Cs, whole genome shotgun sequence includes the following:
- the LOC104701903 gene encoding cysteine protease inhibitor WSCP-like; this encodes MNKPSVVSFLITLLLAAAVCTQAGEPVKVTVETDLKTDQQYYIQPVNTNVPGGGLVPAPPTLGSLCPLGIVQTAITFIPGVPVTFSFPNPTTKTTISTDDYVNIEFKSKFWLCDQLSKFWKVDESSSATEEPSILVGGTKQEQNSWFKIEKAGTNTYKLTSFSGPIGTKPGGFGVPQLVLTNDKAKTLLVKFKKVDEATITTSTSLRMFPF